A single genomic interval of Cucumis sativus cultivar 9930 chromosome 5, Cucumber_9930_V3, whole genome shotgun sequence harbors:
- the LOC101214011 gene encoding monodehydroascorbate reductase, chloroplastic/mitochondrial has protein sequence MSSARRFIMAAASNSLSLKHSLSLWCPHSTSFSLHHQQPSSVAFRGFRRSYVSASSDFANDNREFVIVGGGNAAGYAARTFVEHGMADGRLCIVSKEAFAPYERPALTKGYLFPLDKKPARLPGFHTCVGSGGERQTPEWYKDKGIETFYQDPVMGIDIKDQTLRTNSGKLLKYGALFIATGCTASRFPDKIGGGLPGVHYIRDVADADSLISSLEKAKKVVVVGGGYIGMEVAAAAVGWKLDTTIIFPENHLLQRLFTPSLAKKYEEFYQENGVKFLKGASIKNLEAGANGRVTSVRLADGSSIEADTVVIGIGAKPAVGPFEQVGLNSTVGGIQVDGLFRTKVPGIFAVGDVAAFPLKLYDRVARVEHVDHARRSAQHCVKALLTAQTQTYDYLPYFYSRVFEYEGSPRKIWWQFFGDNVGETVEIGNFDPKIATFWIDSGKLKGVFLESGSPEEFELLPKLARFQPSVDKSKLQNASSVEEALDIARASLQQVGASV, from the exons ATGTCCTCAG CTCGTAGATTCATCATGGCGGCTGCATCGAACTCTCTCTCCCTGAAGCACAGCCTCTCTCTCTGGTGCCCGCACTCTACTTCCTTTTCCTTACATCATCAACAGCCTTCTTCTGTTGCCTTCAGAGGTTTCCGGAGAAGCTACGTTTCTGCCTCCTCGGATTTCGCCAACGACAATAGAGa GTTTGTGATTGTTGGTGGCGGAAATGCTGCTGGTTATGCTGCTCGTACTTTCGTTGAACACGGGATGGCGGATGGACGGCTTTGTATAGTATCTAAGGAG GCGTTTGCACCGTACGAGCGTCCGGCTTTGACAAAAGGTTACTTGTTTCCTCTTGATAAAAAACCAGCTCGCTTGCCT GGGTTTCATACTTGTGTTGGATCTGGTGGGGAAAGGCAAACACCAGAGTGGTACAAGGATAAAGGTATTGAG ACGTTTTATCAAGATCCAGTTATGGGCATTGATATAAAAGACCAAACCCTGAGAACTAATTCAGGCAAGCTGCTCAAGTATGGAGCCCTTTTCATAGCAACAGGATGTACAGCCTCAAG ATTTCCTGATAAGATCGGTGGTGGGCTACCAGGTGTTCACTACATCCGAGATGTTGCAGATGCAGATTCACTAATTTCCTCATTG GAGAAAGCAAAAAAGGTGGTTGTTGTTGGTGGTGGTTATATTGGTATGGAGGTCGCTGCAGCAGCTGTTGGTTGGAAACTTGATACAACA ATCATATTTCCCGAGAATCATCTATTGCAAAGACTTTTTACGCCTTCGCTGGCCAAGAAATATGAAGAATTTTACCAGGAGAATGGTGTTAAATTCTTAAAG GGGGCCtccataaaaaatttggaagCTGGTGCAAATGGTCGGGTCACTTCTGTTAGACTTGCGGATGGGTCCTCCATTGAAGCAGACACg GTAGTAATAGGCATTGGTGCAAAGCCTGCTGTCGGTCCATTTGAGCAAGTGGGATTGAATAGCACTGTTGGCGGTATACAG GTTGATGGTCTGTTCAGAACAAAAGTTCCAGGAATTTTCGCAGTTGGGGATGTGGCAGCATTCCCATTAAAg CTGTATGATCGTGTAGCTCGGGTCGAACATGTGGATCATGCTCGTCGGTCAGCTCAGCACTGTGTCAAAGCATTACTAACTGCTCAAACTCAAAC ATACGATTATCTTCCATACTTCTACTCAAGGGTGTTTGAATACGAAGGGAGCCCTAGGAAAATATGGTGGCAATTTTTTGGGGATAATG TTGGCGAGACAGTTGAAATTGGGAACTTTGATCCTAAGATCGCTACTTTTTGGATTGATTCTG GTAAATTAAAAGGGGTTTTTCTTGAAAGCGGAAGTCCTGAG GAATTTGAACTTCTTCCTAAACTCGCAAGGTTCCAGCCTTCGGTTGATAAatccaaacttcaaaatgcatcTTCAGTCGAGGAAGCACTTGATATTGCCCGTGCATCTTTGCAACAGGTTGGAGCTTCGgtttaa